One region of Blattabacterium cuenoti genomic DNA includes:
- a CDS encoding ATP-dependent Clp protease ATP-binding subunit — MIHHYSSNGIKKIFFSSSYSDEDLESDSSSSSYSYGSGGSGTGYYGGTSIKSKTPILDNFGRDLNSIAIEGKLDTVVGRDKEVERVSQILSRRKKNNPLLIGEPGVGKSAIAEGLALRIVQKKVSRVLYNKRVVVLDLASLVAGTKYRGQFEERMKAIINESERNAGLILFIDEIHTMIGAGGTTGSLDASNIFKPALARGDIQCIGATTLNEYRQYIEKDGALERRFQKIIVQPSSEKETIEILKKIKGKYESHHNVLYTEEAIKACVHLTVRYIVDRFLPDKAIDALDEAGSRVHIKNIKVPQEIVLLEKELESIRKEKSKVVKSQKYEEAAHLRDTEKRIEKQLIKAQKEWEVFSKKNKEIVSEENVEEVVSMMSGVPVNKIAQAEMKKLSKMIEKLKEKIVGQNEAVEKIVRAVQRNRTGLKDSSSPIGSFIFLGQTGVGKTYFAKIFAKELFDSEESLIRIDMSEYMEKFSVSRLIGAPPGYVGYEEGGQLTEIIRRRPYSVILLDEIEKAHHEVFNVLLQILDYGCVTDSIGRKINFKNTVIIFTSNTGTQQLKEFGQGIGFHTQARKFNNYINNVLEQALKRTFSPEFLNRIDDIIIFNSLTKEDISKITCIELKKTIIHVSNLGYKLELFPEVINFIQKRGFDQEYGARPLKRVIEKFIKNPISEYIISEKLKKGDKISLKMNANSDNVEVLINT; from the coding sequence ATGATTCATCATTATTCGTCAAACGGTATAAAAAAAATTTTTTTCTCTTCTTCTTATTCTGATGAAGATCTTGAAAGTGATAGCTCTTCCTCTTCTTATTCTTATGGATCAGGAGGAAGTGGAACAGGTTATTATGGAGGGACTTCAATAAAAAGTAAAACTCCTATTTTGGATAACTTTGGAAGAGATTTGAATTCTATAGCCATAGAAGGAAAACTAGATACAGTGGTAGGTAGAGATAAAGAAGTTGAACGTGTATCTCAAATATTGAGTAGAAGAAAAAAAAATAATCCTCTTCTTATAGGAGAACCTGGAGTAGGAAAATCTGCTATTGCTGAAGGATTAGCATTACGGATTGTACAAAAAAAAGTCTCTAGAGTATTATACAATAAAAGAGTCGTTGTATTAGATTTAGCAAGTTTAGTTGCTGGAACTAAATATAGAGGACAATTTGAAGAAAGAATGAAAGCTATTATAAACGAATCAGAAAGAAATGCTGGTTTAATTTTATTTATAGATGAAATTCACACTATGATTGGAGCAGGAGGTACTACAGGATCATTAGATGCTTCTAACATATTTAAGCCTGCTCTAGCAAGAGGGGATATTCAGTGTATTGGTGCAACTACACTCAACGAATATAGACAATACATAGAAAAAGATGGAGCTTTAGAAAGAAGGTTCCAAAAAATCATAGTGCAACCTTCTTCTGAAAAAGAAACTATAGAAATTTTAAAAAAAATAAAAGGAAAATATGAAAGTCATCATAACGTTCTTTATACAGAAGAAGCAATAAAAGCTTGTGTACATCTTACTGTTAGGTATATTGTAGATCGTTTTTTACCAGATAAAGCAATTGATGCTTTAGATGAAGCTGGATCGCGTGTTCATATTAAAAATATAAAAGTTCCACAAGAAATTGTTCTTTTGGAAAAAGAATTAGAAAGTATTCGGAAAGAGAAATCTAAAGTTGTTAAAAGTCAAAAATACGAAGAAGCGGCACATTTACGTGATACAGAAAAACGTATAGAAAAACAATTAATCAAAGCTCAAAAAGAATGGGAGGTATTTTCTAAGAAAAATAAAGAAATTGTATCTGAAGAAAATGTTGAAGAAGTGGTATCTATGATGAGTGGGGTTCCAGTAAATAAAATAGCTCAAGCTGAAATGAAAAAATTGAGCAAAATGATAGAAAAATTGAAAGAAAAAATAGTAGGACAAAATGAAGCTGTGGAAAAAATAGTAAGAGCAGTTCAAAGAAATAGAACTGGATTAAAAGATTCTAGTTCTCCTATAGGTTCTTTTATTTTTTTAGGACAAACAGGAGTAGGAAAAACATATTTCGCAAAAATTTTTGCGAAAGAATTATTTGATTCAGAAGAATCATTAATTCGTATAGATATGAGCGAATATATGGAGAAATTTTCTGTATCTAGATTAATAGGCGCGCCTCCAGGTTATGTAGGTTATGAAGAAGGAGGACAATTAACGGAAATTATACGTCGTAGACCTTATTCCGTAATATTATTGGATGAAATAGAAAAAGCTCATCATGAAGTATTTAATGTTTTATTACAAATATTGGATTATGGATGTGTAACAGATAGTATTGGAAGGAAAATAAATTTTAAAAATACCGTGATTATTTTTACTTCAAATACAGGAACCCAACAATTAAAAGAATTTGGTCAAGGAATCGGTTTTCATACTCAAGCAAGAAAATTTAATAATTATATTAATAATGTACTAGAACAAGCCTTAAAACGAACTTTTTCTCCTGAATTTTTAAATAGAATAGATGACATTATTATTTTTAATTCTCTAACAAAAGAAGATATATCAAAAATAACTTGTATTGAATTAAAAAAAACAATTATTCATGTATCCAATTTAGGTTATAAATTGGAATTATTTCCTGAAGTAATAAATTTTATTCAAAAAAGAGGATTTGATCAAGAGTATGGAGCGCGTCCTTTAAAAAGAGTAATAGAAAAATTTATAAAAAATCCTATATCGGAATATATAATTAGTGAAAAATTGAAAAAAGGAGATAAAATTTCACTAAAAATGAATGCAAATAGTGATAATGTAGAAGTATTGATTAATACATGA
- a CDS encoding endonuclease III domain-containing protein produces MNFFSKKRKIIEKILDFLYPDPTSTLYYINEYTLLISIILTARSKEERVNKITKFLFKKIKTPMDTIRLPIKNIKNIIKNIGLYNIKSKNIYDLSVILINEYNGILPKNISELESLPGVGHKTASVFLSHVSDEFVFPVDTHIHRMMFRWKLSSGKNVKQTEQDAKRVFKKKNWKKLHFQIISYAKEYSPSQRWNSKKDIIYQELLNKNLLP; encoded by the coding sequence ATGAATTTTTTTTCAAAAAAAAGAAAAATTATTGAAAAAATATTGGATTTTTTATATCCTGATCCAACTAGTACTCTATATTATATAAACGAGTATACTTTACTGATATCTATAATATTAACAGCTAGAAGTAAAGAGGAAAGAGTTAACAAAATAACAAAATTTTTATTTAAAAAGATAAAAACTCCAATGGATACAATTCGTCTTCCTATTAAAAATATAAAAAATATTATAAAAAATATTGGACTTTATAATATAAAATCTAAAAATATTTATGATTTATCTGTTATATTAATAAATGAATATAATGGAATTCTTCCTAAAAATATTTCTGAATTAGAATCTTTACCCGGTGTAGGACATAAAACGGCATCTGTTTTTTTATCTCATGTATCTGATGAATTTGTATTTCCTGTAGATACTCATATTCATAGAATGATGTTTCGTTGGAAATTAAGCAGTGGAAAAAATGTGAAGCAAACGGAACAAGATGCAAAACGTGTTTTTAAAAAAAAAAATTGGAAAAAATTGCACTTTCAAATTATTTCTTATGCTAAAGAATATTCTCCATCTCAAAGATGGAATTCAAAAAAAGATATTATCTATCAAGAACTTTTAAATAAAAATTTACTACCTTAA
- a CDS encoding DUF3127 domain-containing protein, with product MEIIGIVKKLFDIQKFDSGFQKREIVITTEEAYPQNILIEFIQEKVDLLENIKPKDKVKIFINLRGREWTNPEGIIRYFNSIQGWRIEHHSRSVGTSNKTSITSPSLSSDDFDDLPF from the coding sequence ATGGAAATCATAGGTATAGTAAAAAAACTGTTTGATATTCAAAAATTTGATAGTGGATTTCAAAAAAGAGAAATAGTTATAACCACTGAAGAAGCGTATCCTCAAAATATATTAATTGAATTTATTCAAGAAAAAGTGGATTTGTTAGAAAATATAAAACCAAAAGATAAAGTAAAAATTTTCATCAATCTTAGAGGAAGGGAATGGACAAATCCTGAAGGAATTATCAGATATTTTAATTCCATACAAGGATGGAGAATAGAACATCATTCTCGTTCTGTAGGAACTTCAAATAAAACTTCTATCACATCTCCTTCTTTATCTTCTGATGATTTTGATGATTTGCCTTTTTAA
- a CDS encoding SPFH domain-containing protein — MSIFSFLFYGVLAILILSIFSSFIFIVNQETAAILERMGKFHSIRHAGLNFKIPIIDNIVGKLTLKIQQLDVLVDTKTKDNVFVKVKVSVQFKVIKDKVYEAFYKLDNSHAQITSYIFDVVRAEVPKMRLDDVFERKDHIALAVKGELEGSMLDYGYSIIKALVTDLDPDDQVKQAMNRINTAEREKVAAEYKAEAERIKIVAKAKAEAESKKLQGKGTADQRREIARGILESVEVLNNVGINSQEASALIVVTQHYDTLQSMGESGNTNLILLPNSPGSASEMLNNMITSFNISNQIGETLKKKKNNSKKK; from the coding sequence ATGAGTATTTTCAGTTTTCTATTTTATGGAGTGTTAGCTATTTTGATTTTATCTATTTTTTCTAGTTTTATTTTTATAGTAAATCAAGAAACAGCAGCTATTCTTGAAAGAATGGGAAAATTTCATAGTATTCGTCATGCTGGATTGAATTTTAAGATTCCCATTATAGACAATATAGTAGGAAAACTTACATTAAAGATTCAACAATTAGATGTATTAGTAGATACGAAAACAAAAGATAATGTTTTTGTTAAAGTAAAAGTATCGGTTCAATTCAAGGTCATCAAAGATAAAGTATATGAAGCTTTTTATAAATTGGACAATTCTCATGCTCAGATCACTTCTTATATATTTGATGTAGTTAGAGCAGAAGTTCCAAAAATGCGTTTAGATGATGTTTTTGAACGAAAAGATCATATAGCCCTTGCCGTTAAAGGAGAATTAGAAGGATCTATGTTAGATTATGGATATTCTATAATTAAAGCACTCGTTACAGATCTTGATCCAGACGATCAAGTAAAACAGGCAATGAATCGTATTAATACAGCTGAAAGAGAAAAAGTAGCAGCTGAATATAAAGCAGAAGCCGAAAGAATTAAAATTGTAGCTAAAGCAAAAGCAGAAGCTGAAAGTAAAAAATTGCAAGGAAAAGGAACAGCAGATCAACGTAGAGAAATAGCTAGAGGAATTCTAGAATCAGTAGAAGTATTAAATAATGTAGGAATTAATTCACAAGAGGCTTCTGCTTTGATCGTTGTTACACAACATTACGATACTCTTCAGTCTATGGGGGAAAGTGGAAATACTAATTTAATTTTATTACCTAATTCACCGGGATCGGCTAGTGAAATGTTAAACAATATGATTACTTCATTTAATATTTCTAATCAAATTGGAGAAACTCTTAAAAAAAAAAAGAATAACAGTAAAAAAAAATAA